A region of Halosolutus amylolyticus DNA encodes the following proteins:
- a CDS encoding helix-turn-helix domain-containing protein, with protein MARLFPFRSEPSTRDGQPRVVDLEGEDADAVFGALSSTTAREIYARLDDEPGTPSDVADAIDSSIQNVRYHLEKLEDAGLVEVVDTWYSSRGNEMSVYATTDGPLIVTSDESTASQLKTAISRLIGGIGALAGGSLLVQYALTRQFGGVDAAPADGGAEPAGGDEEDGEPMSATEDDGDTVDESADSGDGSDGEDGGDDFSAEEVEDHSGGETEDAEEANGADAGDSGAADADDGGSADPEFDVDPNGSENATDPNGFFENIVDGGVEGVETVFGTMPPGLLFFLGGLVVLLAVTAYWYWYRPAY; from the coding sequence ATGGCCCGTCTGTTTCCCTTCCGGTCCGAGCCCTCGACGCGAGATGGGCAACCGCGCGTCGTCGACCTCGAGGGCGAGGACGCCGACGCCGTCTTCGGGGCACTCTCCTCGACCACGGCGCGCGAGATCTACGCGCGACTCGACGACGAACCCGGGACGCCCAGCGACGTCGCCGACGCGATCGACTCCTCGATCCAGAACGTGCGCTACCACCTCGAGAAACTCGAGGACGCCGGCCTCGTCGAGGTCGTCGACACCTGGTACTCCTCTCGGGGCAACGAGATGAGCGTCTACGCGACTACGGACGGGCCGTTGATCGTCACGAGCGACGAGTCGACGGCCTCGCAGCTGAAGACCGCTATCTCGCGACTGATCGGCGGCATCGGTGCGCTCGCGGGCGGCAGTCTGCTCGTCCAGTACGCGCTCACGCGACAGTTCGGCGGCGTCGACGCTGCTCCCGCCGACGGCGGGGCCGAGCCTGCTGGCGGCGACGAGGAGGACGGCGAGCCGATGAGCGCGACCGAGGACGACGGGGACACCGTAGACGAATCCGCCGACAGCGGTGACGGCAGTGACGGCGAGGACGGCGGTGACGATTTCAGTGCGGAGGAGGTCGAAGACCACTCCGGCGGCGAGACGGAGGACGCGGAGGAAGCGAACGGGGCGGATGCCGGTGATTCGGGTGCGGCGGACGCCGACGACGGGGGGTCCGCCGACCCCGAGTTCGACGTCGATCCGAACGGGTCGGAAAACGCCACCGATCCGAACGGGTTCTTCGAGAACATCGTCGACGGCGGTGTGGAGGGCGTCGAGACGGTCTTCGGGACGATGCCCCCGGGACTGCTCTTCTTCCTCGGGGGACTCGTCGTGTTGCTCGCCGTCACGGCCTACTGGTACTGGTACCGGCCGGCGTACTGA
- a CDS encoding DUF3311 domain-containing protein → MRRLELWSWIAIGIVLSALAIPWFLWGSATVVAGLPLWLWWHVGWMLLASIVFWVFARRAWGIGVEPGRDGSAGKSSGTAGEPTGTGRNRDASVGGERR, encoded by the coding sequence ATGCGCCGTCTGGAACTGTGGAGCTGGATCGCGATCGGGATCGTCCTCAGCGCGCTGGCGATTCCGTGGTTCCTGTGGGGGTCGGCGACGGTCGTCGCCGGCCTCCCGCTGTGGCTCTGGTGGCACGTCGGCTGGATGCTGCTGGCGTCGATCGTCTTCTGGGTCTTCGCCCGGCGGGCGTGGGGGATCGGGGTCGAACCCGGACGCGACGGATCGGCAGGGAAGTCGTCCGGAACCGCCGGGGAACCGACCGGCACCGGTCGAAATCGAGACGCGAGCGTCGGAGGTGAGCGGCGGTGA
- a CDS encoding sodium:solute symporter family protein — MSLRLQLGIIVGYLLLALSIGVVAYRLTDRTAEDFYLASRTLGTVVLLFTTFATLLSAFTFFAGPNIAYHQGPEWILVMGLMDGIIFAILWYAIGYKQWLLGQQYGFVTLGEMLGDRFGSRRLRGLVAGVSLLWLFPYVMLQQVGAGTALQALTEGAVPYAVGAGLITAFMILYVVVAGMRGIAWTDTLQGAFMLVTTWIATIWVLAVVGGPGVATGALESEAAGHLALGGDFYTPQWMLSTAIVIGFGVAMFPQVNQRFFAAGSKTVLKRSFALWPILCVLLFVPAFMLGAWARGLDVAVPEGGNVLPAVLAEFTPVWFAALVIAGAMAAMMSSSDSMLLSGSSYFTRDLYRPFVDRSLSDRREDLLARVGVVVFATAAFAASLVTPATLFELGDAAFSGFAQLALPVGVALYWRRTTRAGITAGIVGSQAFYLSTLFVDSLVGAIEFLTPLLGGLAPALVTVVTTVFQGTYAGWTAGIVGMAIGLVVTVGVSFVTRPAADERRAIYFDGFGAD; from the coding sequence GTGAGCCTGCGACTCCAGCTCGGGATCATCGTCGGCTACCTCCTGCTGGCGCTGTCGATCGGGGTGGTCGCCTACCGCCTGACCGATCGGACCGCCGAGGACTTCTACCTCGCGAGCCGGACGCTGGGGACGGTCGTCCTCCTGTTTACGACCTTCGCGACGCTGCTGTCGGCCTTTACCTTCTTCGCCGGGCCGAACATCGCCTACCACCAGGGGCCGGAGTGGATCCTCGTGATGGGGCTGATGGACGGGATCATCTTCGCGATTCTCTGGTACGCGATCGGCTACAAGCAGTGGCTGCTGGGTCAGCAGTACGGGTTCGTGACGCTGGGCGAGATGCTCGGCGATCGCTTCGGCTCCCGACGGCTCCGCGGCCTGGTCGCCGGCGTGAGCCTCCTGTGGCTGTTCCCGTACGTGATGCTCCAGCAGGTCGGGGCCGGCACGGCGTTGCAGGCCCTGACGGAGGGTGCCGTCCCCTACGCGGTCGGCGCGGGGCTGATCACGGCGTTCATGATCCTCTACGTCGTCGTCGCCGGGATGCGCGGCATCGCCTGGACCGACACCCTCCAGGGAGCATTCATGCTCGTCACGACGTGGATCGCGACGATCTGGGTGCTCGCGGTCGTGGGCGGCCCCGGCGTCGCGACCGGCGCACTCGAATCCGAGGCGGCCGGCCACCTCGCACTGGGTGGGGACTTCTACACACCACAGTGGATGCTCTCGACGGCGATCGTGATCGGCTTCGGCGTCGCGATGTTCCCCCAGGTGAACCAGCGCTTCTTCGCCGCTGGATCGAAGACCGTGCTCAAGCGATCGTTCGCGCTCTGGCCGATCCTCTGTGTCCTGCTGTTCGTCCCGGCGTTCATGCTCGGCGCGTGGGCCCGCGGCTTAGACGTCGCGGTACCCGAGGGCGGGAACGTCCTTCCCGCGGTGCTCGCCGAGTTCACGCCCGTCTGGTTCGCCGCGCTGGTGATCGCCGGCGCGATGGCCGCGATGATGTCCTCCTCGGACTCGATGCTCCTCTCGGGGTCGTCGTACTTCACCCGGGACCTCTACCGGCCGTTCGTCGATCGGTCCCTCTCGGATCGGCGCGAGGACCTCCTCGCCCGCGTCGGGGTCGTCGTCTTCGCAACCGCCGCCTTCGCCGCGAGTCTCGTCACCCCCGCGACGCTGTTCGAGCTCGGCGACGCCGCCTTCAGCGGGTTCGCACAGCTCGCACTGCCCGTCGGAGTCGCGCTCTACTGGCGACGGACGACGCGAGCGGGCATTACGGCTGGAATCGTGGGTAGCCAGGCGTTCTACCTCTCGACGCTCTTCGTCGACTCGCTCGTCGGGGCGATCGAGTTCCTCACACCGCTTCTCGGCGGCCTCGCACCGGCGCTCGTGACGGTCGTCACGACGGTGTTCCAGGGAACGTACGCCGGCTGGACCGCCGGCATCGTCGGCATGGCGATCGGGCTCGTCGTCACCGTCGGCGTCTCGTTCGTCACCAGGCCCGCTGCCGACGAACGGCGGGCGATCTACTTCGACGGGTTCGGCGCGGACTGA
- a CDS encoding bacterio-opsin activator domain-containing protein → MTAHRRWSTTGCQGGRPSARESLWAPSEASYELDSRYQFVAVDEAFATITGYEDDRLLGEHASLVYPDAAVDRVETLARTLVETSREDTAGRSAEADGDGTATDDHENVENADETSKNDHGGPTDLRSAGPRVTLDLTLRTAAGDEIVCTHQLQVTTPSDGTERVVATVRTDPDGTDRPETCRHSSTGEQEPGQEGESSTGDATGVDGDRPAALSTAIERIRDGVYALDADLQYTFVNEGARDLLGLDGASDADDDPALFRTAHERAMEHQRPFTVEAYHPPIDGWIEARLYPDESGVTVHVSDRTPWRAREEGLESGYQRFRSVFEDAHDAILVGDESGIVAANPAACDLFDTSRSELRGRSLIEFVHDDHDVETAWEQFLDDGRFRGSFSVVRSDGDERVVECNAVADVRPGIHLSILRDVTETRKRERQLERQRERLTALDHVYTVVRELNDAIVTGSTRADLERIVCDSLADSPSYEFAFVAGVDPSDGAVSKRAEAGVDGYLESIPISTDPDEPAGQGPLGQAARTQETQVSNDVFTDPEFEPWRDDARERGYRAAAAVPITHDGALYGVLGVTSARSQAFTDEERTVVGQLGEILGHAIAAHERKRVLLGETVIELELVIDDAVEFFDGPSMADRSVQFDRVVSIGDDQYLEYGTTAVETFPEFERLVESVPHWDRVTPLDESGGTVRFELEITSPPMFSVIDAHGGYVESAALHDGTYTTTLHFPQDTDVRAVTDAIEEVYPGVRTIARRQVTPADASIGQLQSHLAHELTDRQRSALETAYYAGYFEWPRDSSGEEIAATLDVSPATFHEHLRSAQEKLVAAILEGPDAARPGSTDD, encoded by the coding sequence ATGACAGCGCACAGACGATGGTCGACCACCGGCTGTCAGGGGGGCCGGCCGTCGGCACGGGAGTCGCTGTGGGCTCCCAGCGAGGCGTCCTACGAACTCGACTCCCGGTACCAGTTCGTCGCCGTCGACGAGGCGTTCGCCACGATCACCGGGTACGAGGACGATCGCCTCCTGGGGGAACACGCGTCCCTCGTCTATCCCGATGCTGCGGTCGATCGCGTCGAGACCCTGGCCCGAACGCTCGTGGAGACGAGCCGCGAGGACACGGCCGGGAGGTCGGCAGAGGCCGACGGTGACGGAACCGCGACGGACGACCACGAAAACGTGGAGAACGCCGACGAAACCTCGAAGAACGACCACGGCGGGCCCACGGATCTGCGTTCGGCCGGTCCCCGGGTCACGCTCGATCTCACGCTCCGGACCGCCGCCGGGGACGAGATCGTGTGTACGCACCAGTTGCAGGTCACCACTCCGTCCGACGGAACCGAGCGGGTCGTCGCGACCGTTCGGACCGACCCCGACGGTACCGACCGTCCTGAGACGTGCCGTCACTCGAGCACCGGCGAGCAGGAACCGGGACAGGAAGGGGAGTCGTCGACCGGCGACGCCACGGGAGTCGACGGAGACCGACCGGCGGCGCTCTCGACAGCGATCGAGCGCATCCGGGACGGAGTCTACGCGCTCGATGCGGACCTGCAGTACACGTTCGTCAACGAGGGGGCTCGCGACCTGCTCGGACTCGACGGTGCATCGGACGCGGACGACGATCCCGCACTGTTCCGGACCGCCCACGAACGCGCGATGGAGCACCAGCGCCCGTTCACGGTCGAGGCGTATCATCCGCCGATCGACGGCTGGATCGAGGCACGACTCTACCCCGACGAGAGCGGGGTCACCGTTCACGTGTCCGATCGAACGCCGTGGCGAGCCCGCGAGGAGGGGCTCGAATCGGGGTACCAGCGGTTTCGGTCCGTCTTCGAGGACGCACACGACGCGATCCTCGTCGGCGACGAATCCGGGATCGTCGCCGCCAACCCGGCCGCATGTGACCTGTTCGACACCAGCCGATCGGAACTCCGAGGCCGATCGCTGATCGAGTTCGTCCACGACGATCACGACGTCGAAACGGCGTGGGAGCAGTTCCTCGACGACGGTCGGTTTCGCGGCTCGTTCTCGGTCGTTCGGTCCGACGGCGACGAACGCGTCGTCGAGTGCAACGCCGTCGCCGACGTCCGTCCCGGGATACACCTCTCGATCCTCCGGGACGTCACGGAGACCCGCAAGCGAGAGCGGCAACTCGAGCGACAGCGCGAGCGGTTGACCGCACTCGATCACGTGTACACCGTCGTCCGGGAACTCAACGACGCGATCGTCACCGGCTCCACCCGGGCCGATCTCGAGCGGATCGTCTGCGACTCGCTCGCGGACTCGCCGTCCTACGAGTTCGCCTTCGTCGCCGGCGTCGACCCGTCCGACGGAGCGGTCTCCAAGAGGGCCGAGGCGGGCGTCGACGGCTATCTCGAGTCGATCCCGATCTCGACCGATCCCGACGAACCCGCCGGCCAGGGCCCGCTCGGGCAGGCGGCCCGGACGCAGGAGACCCAGGTGTCGAACGACGTGTTCACCGACCCGGAGTTCGAACCCTGGCGGGACGACGCCCGAGAACGCGGCTACCGGGCCGCGGCCGCAGTACCGATCACGCACGACGGCGCGCTGTACGGCGTCCTGGGCGTGACCAGCGCCCGCAGTCAGGCGTTCACCGACGAGGAGCGGACCGTCGTCGGCCAACTCGGCGAGATCCTCGGACACGCGATCGCCGCCCACGAGCGCAAGCGGGTCCTGCTCGGCGAGACGGTGATCGAACTCGAACTCGTCATCGACGACGCGGTCGAGTTCTTCGACGGCCCGTCGATGGCCGATCGGTCGGTCCAGTTCGATCGCGTCGTCAGCATCGGGGACGACCAGTACCTCGAGTACGGGACCACCGCAGTCGAGACGTTCCCGGAGTTCGAACGACTGGTCGAATCAGTTCCCCACTGGGATCGCGTTACCCCCCTCGACGAGTCGGGCGGGACGGTCCGGTTCGAACTCGAGATCACGTCGCCGCCGATGTTCTCGGTCATCGACGCCCACGGGGGGTACGTCGAGTCAGCGGCGCTCCACGACGGGACCTATACCACCACGCTTCACTTCCCCCAGGACACCGACGTCAGGGCAGTCACGGACGCGATCGAGGAGGTCTATCCGGGCGTCCGAACCATCGCCCGACGACAGGTCACCCCCGCGGACGCGTCGATCGGCCAACTGCAGTCACACCTGGCCCACGAGTTGACCGATCGCCAGCGGAGCGCCCTCGAGACGGCCTACTACGCGGGGTACTTCGAGTGGCCCCGCGACAGTTCGGGCGAAGAGATCGCGGCCACGCTGGACGTCTCCCCCGCGACGTTCCACGAACACCTCCGATCGGCACAGGAGAAACTGGTCGCGGCGATCCTCGAGGGCCCGGACGCGGCGCGTCCGGGGTCGACGGACGACTGA
- a CDS encoding metallophosphoesterase — protein MADDADDTVYYVISDLHIGGDEQLATVDFLDELVAFLERLETIEEDAELLINGDAFGLWEFTEVDGPAKFDVLTERYPDLFDQLRATGEAIPITLLPGNHDNELAAYDEYVDRLAEYNVDLVQSESLTRRVGDRTIHFEHGHQQDPNNRFEDLGNPYETPIGYHYNTQVTSRAGRLSDRGRFNWLKDVQAVTPTERVPRWLLSKYFYREMNPLLRYAIIPFLLLFNVSVVLAVLAGLDVAGIWTMPVATTDAVLGQLGLVGEAVHFLLVVNVAIAGVLLLAAVPVYFVLRDLGETVDRFGVFETDLTVDPEEPYAAAAREVFADRPETAVFCYGHTHRPGVTEVDGRLLVNSGTWLKRLHRRDVVAGVLPPVFYPSYQLCVVRISDVPDGVAVEYEEIEKPSPTANEITLTERLLTLGRKPTPELPDRSIVTDAGPEPAPEASN, from the coding sequence ATGGCCGACGATGCCGACGATACGGTCTACTACGTGATCAGCGACCTCCACATCGGCGGCGACGAACAACTGGCCACGGTGGACTTTCTCGACGAGTTGGTCGCCTTTCTCGAACGTCTGGAGACGATCGAGGAGGACGCGGAGTTGCTGATCAACGGCGACGCGTTCGGGCTGTGGGAGTTCACCGAGGTCGACGGCCCCGCGAAATTCGACGTCCTGACCGAGCGGTATCCCGACCTGTTCGACCAGTTGCGCGCGACCGGCGAGGCGATTCCGATCACGCTGTTGCCGGGCAACCACGACAACGAACTCGCCGCGTACGACGAGTACGTCGACCGACTCGCCGAGTACAACGTCGACCTCGTCCAGTCCGAGTCGCTCACCCGACGGGTCGGCGATCGGACGATCCACTTCGAACACGGGCATCAGCAGGACCCCAACAACCGCTTCGAGGACCTCGGCAATCCCTACGAGACTCCGATCGGCTACCACTACAACACCCAGGTGACGAGTCGGGCGGGCCGGCTGTCCGATCGGGGCCGGTTCAACTGGTTGAAGGACGTCCAGGCGGTGACGCCGACCGAACGCGTGCCCCGCTGGCTCCTCTCGAAATACTTCTACCGCGAAATGAACCCCCTCCTGCGGTACGCCATCATCCCGTTCCTGTTACTGTTCAACGTCAGCGTCGTCCTCGCAGTGCTGGCGGGACTGGACGTCGCCGGCATCTGGACGATGCCGGTAGCGACGACGGACGCGGTGCTCGGCCAACTGGGCCTGGTCGGGGAAGCCGTCCACTTCCTCCTCGTCGTCAACGTCGCGATCGCCGGCGTACTCCTCCTCGCGGCCGTCCCGGTCTACTTCGTCCTCCGTGACCTCGGCGAAACCGTCGACCGATTCGGGGTGTTCGAGACGGACCTCACGGTCGATCCCGAGGAACCGTACGCGGCCGCCGCCCGGGAGGTGTTCGCCGATCGGCCGGAGACGGCGGTGTTCTGCTACGGGCACACCCACCGCCCGGGTGTCACCGAGGTCGACGGCAGGCTGCTCGTCAACAGCGGGACGTGGCTGAAACGGCTCCACCGCCGGGACGTCGTCGCCGGCGTCCTCCCGCCGGTGTTCTACCCGTCCTATCAGCTGTGTGTCGTCCGCATCAGCGACGTCCCCGACGGCGTGGCAGTCGAGTACGAGGAGATCGAGAAGCCGTCCCCGACCGCGAACGAGATCACGCTCACCGAGCGCCTCCTCACGCTGGGCCGGAAACCGACTCCCGAACTGCCCGATCGATCGATCGTCACCGACGCGGGGCCCGAACCGGCTCCGGAAGCGAGTAACTAG
- a CDS encoding DUF6293 family protein, whose translation MQTHIVPVGFDYDRLIAPLVRDQIDVDSVILLEGAVGSEANVEYSRHLSQKLETDFQNLLGAQTERFVLEDVYDYDEAFEQAYNLITAELDRGNEVWVNVAAMPRTVSFAFATAANSLMVEREDEREQIHTYYTAPEKYLETELAEELREQIALLEDLQDDDVGDDRIADRLESARSLLSEFDERGTTIGAKEIDGSHIVELPVTSFSNVKPFEELVLFKLGEDGEFASVSELAESLARELNEEYTDSFRSKVIYNVDRLGPGGKGYIEREEHGKSYQTRLSRIGELWVRAHSDADRQDRLLDS comes from the coding sequence ATGCAAACGCACATCGTTCCGGTCGGCTTCGATTACGACCGGCTGATCGCGCCGCTGGTGCGCGATCAGATCGACGTCGACAGCGTCATCCTCCTGGAGGGGGCGGTAGGCAGCGAGGCCAACGTCGAGTACTCCCGGCACCTCTCGCAGAAACTCGAGACGGACTTCCAGAACTTGCTCGGCGCGCAAACCGAGCGGTTCGTCCTCGAGGACGTCTACGACTACGACGAGGCGTTCGAGCAGGCCTACAACCTGATCACCGCCGAACTCGATCGAGGCAACGAGGTCTGGGTCAACGTCGCCGCGATGCCCCGGACCGTGAGCTTCGCGTTCGCGACGGCCGCCAACTCGCTGATGGTCGAACGCGAGGACGAACGCGAACAGATCCACACCTACTACACCGCCCCGGAGAAGTACCTGGAGACCGAACTCGCCGAGGAACTGCGCGAGCAGATCGCCCTGCTCGAGGACCTCCAGGACGATGACGTCGGAGACGATCGGATCGCGGACCGACTCGAGAGCGCCCGGAGCCTGCTCTCGGAGTTCGACGAGCGCGGGACGACGATCGGCGCGAAGGAGATCGACGGCAGTCACATCGTCGAACTGCCGGTCACCTCCTTCTCGAACGTCAAGCCGTTCGAGGAACTCGTCCTGTTCAAACTCGGCGAGGACGGCGAGTTCGCCTCCGTCTCCGAACTCGCCGAGTCGCTGGCCCGCGAACTCAACGAGGAGTACACCGACAGCTTCCGCTCGAAGGTCATCTACAACGTCGATCGACTCGGGCCCGGCGGCAAGGGGTACATCGAGCGCGAGGAACACGGCAAGTCCTACCAGACGCGGCTCTCGCGGATCGGCGAACTCTGGGTGCGGGCACACTCCGACGCCGACAGACAGGATCGCCTCCTCGACTCGTGA
- a CDS encoding sensor domain-containing protein, translating into MSRSATTMADDRFGRIGGRIRWFVAVPFRRQTYLNLAYLLLSFPLGIAYLVFVTVGVSLGLGLLIVLAGALVFAITVAMGLVVAGFERWLTTRLLGVEIDPRTELDGDRRRDRLRSLLTGRKTWTALFYLPAKFALGVGSVSLAMTGLTTAVSMLFVPLYYDAPGLYVGLTSDRAPELHPTLYVGWNYLLVGFETVITVGHWRITTLPQALVVALVGVVLLFGILHLMNGIARLWARFAKLLLENGYDPLAALGRRER; encoded by the coding sequence ATGTCACGATCGGCGACGACGATGGCCGACGACCGATTCGGCCGGATCGGGGGTCGAATCCGGTGGTTCGTCGCGGTTCCGTTCCGGCGACAGACGTACCTGAACCTCGCCTACCTGTTGCTTTCGTTTCCGCTCGGGATCGCGTACCTCGTGTTCGTCACGGTCGGGGTCTCGCTCGGCCTCGGGCTGTTGATCGTGCTCGCCGGTGCGCTCGTGTTCGCGATCACGGTCGCGATGGGACTCGTCGTGGCCGGGTTCGAACGCTGGCTGACGACGCGATTGCTCGGCGTCGAGATCGATCCCCGGACCGAACTCGACGGGGACCGACGGCGGGATCGGCTCCGATCGCTCCTGACCGGTCGCAAGACGTGGACCGCGCTGTTCTACCTGCCGGCCAAGTTCGCACTCGGCGTCGGCTCGGTCTCGCTCGCGATGACCGGGCTGACGACGGCCGTGAGCATGCTGTTCGTTCCCCTCTACTACGACGCGCCGGGCCTGTACGTCGGCCTCACGTCCGATCGCGCGCCGGAGCTCCATCCGACCCTGTACGTGGGGTGGAACTACCTGCTGGTCGGCTTCGAGACGGTCATCACGGTCGGCCACTGGCGGATCACGACGCTGCCGCAGGCACTCGTCGTCGCCCTCGTTGGAGTCGTCCTCCTGTTCGGTATCTTGCACCTGATGAACGGGATCGCACGGCTGTGGGCCCGGTTCGCGAAACTACTGCTGGAGAACGGGTACGATCCGCTGGCTGCGCTCGGCCGGCGCGAGCGCTGA
- a CDS encoding DUF4097 family beta strand repeat-containing protein: protein MTTDITRRRLLGGGAAAGLLALAGCSASTPFVGRRVEDSETIALEGAETLTIESEAGDVTVSGEDRDDVHLDIVKQSSSIRADLDDLTLESERVDDRLEVRSTWDGSAGLFSSRPSMAIDAAVPRTLALDRIETSVGRIDVRDVAGDVTAATDTGRVDVRNLDGTLAARTSTGRVDVAGVNGAVTADTNTGRITIRDVGTIGDVTATTGRIEADVPSIDGDTLISASTGRITAAVSPELDAELEVRTNTGRIDVDELEMDEATVRDDRVTATLGDGGPTLRVETSTGRITLTPLE from the coding sequence ATGACCACGGACATCACCAGGCGACGCTTGCTCGGCGGCGGTGCCGCCGCAGGGCTGCTCGCACTGGCCGGCTGTAGCGCGTCGACGCCGTTCGTCGGCCGCCGTGTCGAAGACAGCGAGACGATCGCCCTCGAGGGTGCGGAGACGCTGACGATCGAGAGCGAGGCGGGCGACGTCACCGTTTCCGGCGAGGACCGGGACGACGTCCACCTCGACATCGTGAAGCAGTCGAGTTCGATCCGGGCCGACCTCGACGACCTGACGCTCGAGAGCGAACGCGTCGACGACCGCCTCGAGGTTCGCTCGACGTGGGACGGCAGCGCCGGCCTGTTCTCCAGTCGGCCCTCGATGGCCATCGACGCCGCGGTTCCACGTACCCTCGCGCTCGATCGGATCGAGACGAGCGTCGGCCGGATCGACGTCCGCGACGTCGCGGGCGACGTGACTGCGGCGACGGACACCGGGCGGGTCGACGTCCGGAACCTGGACGGGACGCTCGCCGCCCGCACGAGCACGGGGCGGGTCGACGTGGCCGGGGTGAACGGAGCGGTCACTGCCGACACGAACACCGGCCGCATTACGATCCGGGACGTCGGCACCATCGGCGACGTAACCGCGACGACCGGCCGGATCGAGGCCGACGTCCCGTCGATCGATGGCGACACGCTGATTTCGGCCTCGACCGGGCGGATCACCGCCGCCGTGAGCCCTGAACTCGATGCCGAACTGGAGGTCCGCACGAACACGGGTCGGATCGACGTCGACGAACTCGAGATGGACGAGGCAACCGTCCGGGACGACCGCGTGACGGCGACGCTCGGCGACGGCGGTCCGACGCTCCGGGTCGAGACGAGTACCGGTCGCATTACGCTCACGCCACTCGAATGA